In the Deinococcus budaensis genome, one interval contains:
- a CDS encoding group III truncated hemoglobin: protein MPGAPLLSPFPVPGWDTQAATPQALSTAGGLLVPHDGEPVADVRDRPDRWARLTLVAGAVRRGLPVLAWGTGAALAGRVLGARVQPGGPAGDWAEVPRGAEVQAWQGEVPLLWRTGRVTAWAGAKLPDPLKADFLAGLPGATARTPGTPLEALGGEAALRALLADFYARARADTLLGPVFGAHVTDWDAHLDHVTAFWVTLLGGAPLWRGNLNRVHAGLGVRGPHLERWLELFGEAARAHLPPEAAALILARAGAMGARLGPPRGGRGNGPHPGRVP from the coding sequence ATGCCGGGCGCCCCGCTCCTCTCCCCTTTTCCCGTGCCGGGCTGGGACACGCAGGCCGCGACCCCGCAGGCGCTGTCCACGGCGGGCGGGCTGCTGGTCCCGCACGACGGCGAACCGGTGGCGGACGTGCGGGATCGCCCCGACCGCTGGGCGCGGCTGACCCTAGTCGCGGGCGCGGTGCGGCGGGGCCTGCCGGTGCTGGCCTGGGGAACGGGCGCCGCGCTGGCAGGCCGGGTGCTGGGGGCACGGGTGCAGCCGGGCGGCCCCGCCGGGGACTGGGCGGAAGTGCCGCGCGGCGCCGAGGTTCAGGCGTGGCAGGGCGAGGTGCCGCTGCTGTGGCGGACAGGCCGCGTGACTGCCTGGGCAGGTGCGAAGTTGCCGGACCCGCTGAAGGCCGACTTCCTGGCGGGCCTCCCCGGCGCCACCGCCCGGACGCCGGGCACGCCGCTGGAGGCCCTCGGCGGCGAGGCTGCCCTGCGCGCCCTGCTGGCCGACTTCTACGCGCGGGCGCGGGCGGACACGCTGCTCGGCCCGGTCTTCGGGGCGCACGTGACCGACTGGGACGCGCACCTGGACCACGTCACGGCCTTCTGGGTCACGCTGCTGGGCGGCGCTCCGCTGTGGCGCGGCAACCTCAACCGGGTGCACGCCGGGCTGGGCGTTCGCGGGCCGCATCTGGAGCGCTGGCTGGAGCTGTTCGGGGAAGCGGCGCGGGCGCATCTGCCGCCGGAGGCCGCCGCGCTGATTCTCGCGCGGGCGGGGGCGATGGGCGCCCGGCTGGGCCCCCCGCGAGGAGGACGGGGGAACGGTCCTCACCCGGGGCGCGTACCGTAG